The Inediibacterium massiliense genome includes the window TGAAAGCATAAAGGATCAAATCGTTGTAATAGATGGAATAAAAAAATATAAAATTGTATATGCACAAGATAATGAAAAAGAGCAGGTAGCCATTGAAGAATTTCAAATGCCGTATAATACATATATACAATTTATACACGAAGATTTAAATTTATTAGAAGTCAAAGTAATTATTTTAGATGCATACTATCAAATATTAAATTCTCATACTTTGTATGAACATATAGTTTATAAAGTAAATCCTCTTTATAATGAAAAATTAATATTGATAAAAGAAGAGAATCATAAAAATTTTAATTATAAAAGTCAGTTATCCTTGCAAGAAAATTGCTTGACTGAAATAATTCCAAATTCATTTGTGGATGTTGAGGAAGAATATTTATGAGGTGAAGGGTATGGAAATATGCTTAGACGGTTTATGTATTACGCATCTTACGGGAACAGGATTGTATACTTATGCTTATGAATTATATAATCATTTGTTTCGATTATATGGACAGCCAAACTATCATATTATTTGGGATGATAGTGAATTGGTATCTAGTTGGGAAAAAAATAAAAAATTAACTTTTGAAGATATTCCTATTAATAGAATACAAAATGATTATAGAATATTAGAAACTTATTTAAAAGGAAAAAATATTCAATTATATCATTCTCTACATAATGGGTTTAGCATACCTAATAAAAAAGTATGTCCATATATTACAACAGTTCATGATGTATCACCGTTTTATAAAGGATATGATATAGATTCAAAATATGAAAATAATTTTTTTAGAAAATTTCCAAACGCCATGGAAAAGTCAGATTATATTATTGCAGTATCAGATTTTTTAAAAAAACAAATTGTACAACAATATCCACAAGTAAAGAATAAAGTAGTAACCATATATCCTGGCATAGGAGAATGTTTTTATGAAACAGAAAATCAAACAAAAAATATGGAAAAAACATATTTACTTCATGTAGGAAGCATGCATACAAGAAAAAATATAGAAAAAATTATGGATGTATGTGAATTAATTTTTAAAGAAAATAAAGAATTAAAATTGCTTATTGTAGGGAAAAATGATGGAAAAAGAGAAGAAGATTATTTGAGATTAAAATATTATGCTCATCAATTAAATATACAAGATCATGTAGTATTTACAGGAGAGATTTCTTATAAAAATATGGTATCTATCTATAGAAAATCCCTTTTTTTATTTAATTTTTCTAAATATGAGGGATTTCCTTTTTCAGCTTTAGAGGCATTAGCTTGTGGAGTGCCTGTTGTATGTAGAAAAACTGATTTTATGCAAGAAATTTTAAAACAGTCTCCTATATATGTAGATGAAAATGATCCCAATAAAATAAAAAATAAAATTTTAGAACTAAAAAATAATCAAAAAGAATATAAAAAAATTTCAGAGGAAGGAAGAAGGTTTTCACAAAAATACAATTGGGGGCATGCTACAAAAAAAATTGTACAGATTTATGAAAAAGCTATGTACGGTTAATATTGTAGGAATAAAAGAAAGGACAATTCATAAAATGGTAAAAGAGAATAATGTAGAAAGGAGATTATGAAAATGAAGCCAATTGTAAAAGATTTGATAGAGTATTCAGGTATTGCAATGCACCTACCAGAGAGCCCTTGTGCTTTTCAACAAATGGATATACAAGAACATTTTGAAATTCCTAATAGTAAGCCAAATATTGAACAGCTTATTCGTGTGATGGCAGATATACAGATAATAAGTACAAAAATAATTCGTACACCTGTTGCAAAATCTATAGAAGGGCAAAGTTTGTCAGGATGGAAATTGATTGTGGAAGGAGAAGTGAAACAAAAAATAGAGTATGTAGCAGATGAACCTACTCAAAGTGTTCATGCAGTACATATCAATACACCCTTTAGTTCTTACATTATTTTATCTCCAGATTTTGATTCGAATACAGTAGTAAATGTCACAGGATATATAGAGGATATATTTGCTCTTCAAATAGATAAAAGAAGGATTTTTAAAAATATTGCTATATTACTAGATGCTAGTCAATATGTTTAAAATGAGGTGAGATGATGTTGTATGGTAATGAAAATGTAGTAGGGGTCTCTCAATGTTTTCCAGATAAACCTATTTGCTTTAAACAATTATCTATATCTGAAATTTTAACAATTCCTGATCAAAAACCAGATATAGAACATATTATTTCAGCAGTTATCCAACCTAACATTGTATCTACGAGGATTGTAAATACTTCAATAGGATATTCTTATGAAGGACAAAATATAACAGGGAAAAAGCTTATTATAGAGCTTGAACTTATTGAAAAAATAAAATATGTAGCAAATGAACCTGTTCAAAGTATTCATGCAGCTCATTATGAAAAAAAATATAAAAGTATATTTATAGTAATCCCTTCTAAGATTCATAATATCAAAGTAGAGACTTTATTAGAAAATAAAAAAATAGTGGTTACTCCATATATAGAAGATATTTATACAAAAAAGATAGATGAAAGAACTATTTATAAAGGGATTACTATGTTGATAGATGTTGTAATAATATGTAGATGTAGTATGGATCATAATAAAAAATACATAGCGAGAAAAGAGGATAGACTATGTATACAATAAAAGAATGTGAAAAAATTAAAAATTATAGTAATATAGCAGATTATTGTTATATTACTACGATGGGAAAATCAAGTTGTGGAAAAGTTGAGCTAAAAGAAGAAGAGCTTTGTTGTGGCTCTTTATACATAAAGTTGCCACCTAAGTATGGAAAGGTATGTATAGATGAATTAGGATTTTGGAAATATACACCAAATGATAATTATAAGGGATTTGATTATTTTGAAGTTTTGTATTGTAGTACACAAAAACAAAAAAAGATATTTAAAATTCTTATATCTGTTGCTCCTAAAAAAGAGGCTTTTAAACAAATTAGCATTCAAGAATATGTAAAAATTCCAGATATAAAACCAGATATAGAAGAAATCATAGATGTTTGTGTAGATGTAAATATTGTACATACAAATATTGTAAAAACATCCAAAGGAAGATCTTATGAAGGACAAATATTAACTGGATACAAACTTTTAGTAGTAGGATTTTTGGAACAACATATTGAATATATTGCAGATCAACCGAATCAAAGTGTTCATGGAGCACATTTTAATATTCCATTTGGTACTTATATTATCCTACCTAAAAATTATTGTAAATTATTTCCTGTTGTAGTGCATCCCATTGTAGAAGATATTTTTTATCAAAAAATTGATAAAAGAAATATATTTAAAAATATAACATTGCTAGTAGAAGGAAGAACTTGTTAAATAAGAGCTTGGTATATATTTATGCTATAGGAAAAATATATAGATAGATTTAAAAATAGAATAAAAGGATTAATAGATTGAAGAGTAGAATATAGTTCTACTTTTTTTTTGTGTGTAAAATATGAGAGAATATGGTTCGTAAAATTAGGCACAATGAATAAAAGCGTTTTATGATAAATGTATTGTTGTTATATATAACCGAAAAGAGATATACCGAATATACTATTAGTGAAAAGTAAATGATGAATGAGGAGGTTTGAACATGAATATCGTTAAAAATTTGATAGAATATGAAGGTATTTCAGATTATATACCAAATTTTTCTAGTGAAATAGGTGCATTTCAGCAATTGAATGTTCAAGAAAGTTTGGATATTCCATTACAAAAGCCAGATATAGAACAGTTGCTTAAAATTAAATCTGAGCTGAGTATTACTAGTGTTAAAGTTATTCAGACATCTATAGGAGTATCTTTGGAAGAACAAACTCTAACAGGTTGGAAAGCTATTGTAGAAGGGGAGCTTAGGCAAACAGTTCAGTATGTGGCAGATGAGCCAACTCAAAGTGTTCATGCAGCACATTTTAATGTTCCTTTTAGTAGTTTTATTATTTTGCCTGCTGATTTCGAAGACACTATGAGTGTGAGTGTAAAGGGATACATTGAAGATATATTTGCCAAACAAATAGGAAAAAGAAAGATATTTAAAAATGTAACTATTTTACTAGTAGGACTGATTAGCGAGTAAGGGAGGAATAATTATGGAAAATTCATGTAAAGGTATTGGGAGAGCACCTCAATTTCCAGAAGATCCTAAATATTTTAAGCAATTTTCTGTTTTTGGAGAATTACAAATACCAAATGAAAAACCAGATATAGAACAATTAACTTCTGTAATGGTAGATCCAGAGATTGTATCTATGAGGCTTATTGATACACCGTGTATGAAATCTTTAGAAGGACAATTGTTAAGTGGAAAAAAATTAGTGATAGAGTTAAAGTTAAAGCAAAAGATTACGTATGTAGCAGATGAACCAACTCAAAGTGTTCATGCAGCTCATTTTGAAAATTTAAAAAGTGTTTTTGTTATAATGCCTCAAAAAATAGATGATATATGTATACAAGATTTATTTTATACAGATAGATTAATTGTAAAACCCTATATAGAAGATGTATATGGCGAATTAAGAAGTAAAAGGACTGTTTTTACGAATATTGCTATGCTTATAGATGTGGTTATTTGTTAGTTTATAAAGGTGATATTTTTTGACTGACTTTGCAATCTATAGGTAATTACATCTTGTATGTATACTATGTATTACTATGATAAAAAAGAGACGTATTATTTTTAAAGGTACGTTTCTTTTTTTAGTTATATAGAATGTGTAAATTTTTAGTAATATAGAAGAATAAGACACATGTGATTTAACCTGTGAAACTAGTATAGAGGAGCAGATGAAGGTGCAGAAAAGAGGTATGTATAATATATTATTAGTGGGATTAGACGAATTTTTGAAAGAGAGGAGTGATTAATATGGATGAAAGTATATTTTATCCAGAGTTAAATATCGTACAAATTGCTACAAAGTATCCAGATGAGAATAGGATCAATTGCAGATTGATGGAGATAGGAAATGATGATCAAAATAATATATATAGAATACTCATCCAATTTGATTTTTGTGATTTACCACAAGATATAGTAATTATAAATGCTAGACTTAAGATGTATACAACTACGGTAGTAAAAGAAAAAAGTTTAAAAGTTATACCTTATCTTATTATATCCGAATGGTCTATTGATACAGTAAGCTGGAATAATCAGCCTATCTATAATGAAAATGTTTTTGGACAGAGTAGAGATATGAAAACTTGTGGATACTATAGCTATGATATTACACAAATTATTCAAAATTTATATAAAAAAAGGGAAAAAAATGTAGGATTTATTTTAAAAAGTGATCAAGAAAACGAAGTGAATTATGCATATATATTAACTTGTTTGCAGGGAGGATACAAACCAGTAGTTGAAATTTGTTATAAGTTAAAATGTATATGTGAAATGAAGAGTGTTGGATTTATGGAGAAGATGGAAAATTTAGAAGTGGATGCAGAAGAATATTTTACGGATATACAAGATACTTCCTTATATAAAATGCTTACCTATTTTATAAAAAATTTAGGAAGTGGACCTATACAAGTACAACTACAAATAAGTCCTGATGGGATAACCTTTATAGACCAAAATGAAAGCATCATAGTAGATTCTAATGAATTAAAAGCACTGGTTCCTTATATATATGCAAAATATATAAGATTAAAAATAAAAACAATGGATAGGAATGAGAAAATTCAAGCTAATATTTGGTACCAATCACAACAATATTAATATACAAGACTCTATAAGTAGCAATTTTTATAAAGTTGCAATATATAGAGTCTTTTCATATGTACAAATAGAATGTCTAAGAAATAGTATTTTTAAAAATTAATTTATACTTTATGAAAATAAAAGGCATAAGGTGGACGCAAGATCTATATAATTTATTAGTATGACTTAAGGACAACATAAAAAATGAAGTATTCAAAAGATAAAAATAAACAGGAAATTAGATATCAGTAAAACAAGAAATGAAAAATTTAACTTAGGAGGGATAAAATGGCTACTGTTGTAAAAGGTCTGATTGAATATGATGGATTAACAAATTTTTTACCTAAAAATCCAAAGGCCTTTAAAGAATTTATCATCGAAGAAGAATTTGAAATACCAGAAATGAAACCTGATATTGAACAAATTGTAAAGGTTTCGGCAAAAATAGAAATTATAGATAAAACAGTAATTCAAACACCTGTTTCTATGTCATTAGAAGGACAAAAATTGACAGGTTGGAAGTTGGTGGTTGAGGGGGAAGTTCATCAAAAAATAGAGTATGTAGCAGATGAACCTACACAAAAGGTGCATGCAGTTCATAAAGTAATGCCTTTTAGTACTTTTATTGTTTTATCACGAAATCATAAACAGGAAGATGCTGTAATGGTTGTTCCTTATATAGAAGATATTTTTGTTATGCAAAGAGGTAAAAGAAATATATTTAAAAACATAACTATCTTGTTAGATGCAATTCAAAAATAGGAAGGTGAATATACATGGCTAATTGTGTTCATAAGGGCGTAGAGGGAATTGGCGTAGGTAATTGTATGCCAGAAAATCCTATTTATTTTACACAAATTTCTATTCCAGAATTAGTAACCATACCGGAGCAAAAGCCAGATATGGAACAACTACTTTCTGTAATGGTAGATGCTAAGGTTAAATCTGTTCGAGCAGCAGATACTTGCATTGCTTATTCTTATGAAGGACAAAATTTAAGTGGTCAAAAATTGATTGTAGAAATACAGTTACTACAAAAAATAAAATATGTAGCAGATGAACCTACACAAAGTATACATGCAGCACATTTTGAGAAATGTATTAATAGTATTTTTATTGTGGTACCTTGTCATATCAATGGTATATCTGTAAAAACTCTATTAGATCATAATAAGGTAGTTGTAAAACCTTATATAGAAGATATATTTGCACAGATGAGGAATAAGAGAGATATATTTAAAAATATTACCTTGTTACTTGATGTGAATTTTATTAAATAAAAAGAGGTGAAATTTATGGCTAATGAAGCTCCGATTGTAGATAATTATACAAAGACTACACAAGAAAATATTCCAGTCACTGGAAGGATAGCAGCAGTAGATCCTGATGGAGATGCATTGATATATACTTTGTCTAAATCTCCAGAAAATGGGGTAAGTGTAGTAGCTTCTAATGGAGAATGGACATATATTCCGAATCCTAATCATATAGGAAATGATACTTTTGAGGTTATGGTAGATGATCAAAAAGGTGGTAGAGCTATTTCTGTAGTAGAGATTACCATCACTGCAGTTCATGATATACCTATTATTAAAAATGAAATTGTTCAAACACCTAGAAATATTGCCGTGGGTAGAGTAACGGATACACAAGATTTAGATGGAGATGAATTCATATTTATTGTAAAAAAAGAACCTAAGCATGGAAAATTAACCTTAAGTGAAACAAATGGAAACTGGATTTATCAACCCAATATAGATTTTGTAGGAGTAGATGTTTTTGAAATATTAATAGATGATCAAAATGGAAAAACTGCAATTTCTAATATTATTATTGCAGCAACACCTCCCAAAACAGTTTTTAAGCAATTTAGTGTGATGGAAAATGTAACAATACCAGAAGTAAAACCAGAAGCTGAGGATATTGTAAAAGTTATAGCTGATGTGGAAGTGGTTGATCAAACCATTATTGAAACACCAGTAGCTACATCTTATGAAGGTCAAATGTTAACAGGCTGGAAAGTGATTATCGAAGGACTTCTTAAGCAAAAAATTGAGTATATAGCAGATGAACCTACTCAATCTATGCATTGTGCTCATTTTGAAGTTCCGTTTAGTACATATTTAGTATTACCTAAAAATTTTAAACCATGTACTCCTATTGAGATTAAATCTTGTATTGAGGATATCTATTTTGAACAATTGGACAAAAGAAATATATTTAAAAATATTACATTGGTATTACAAGCCTGCTTAATGGAATAGAAATAGAATGTATGAAAGGAGGTTATGAAGGTGGCAAGTGTGGTAAGAGATTTAATAGAATATGTAGGTGTAGCAGATTGCATTCCACAAAATCCTAGTTCATTTAAACAATTTAATATACAAGAATGTTTTGAAATTCCAACACAAAAGCCTGATATAGAACAAATTGTAAGAGTGTCTGTAGATGTTGACATAAAAAGTACAAAGGTCATCAAAACAGCTAAGGGGAAGTCTATGGAAGGACAGAACTTGACAGGATGGAAGCTTATTGTAGAAGGAGAATTAAAACAAAAGATTCAATATGTAGCAGATGAACCTACACAAAGTGTTCATGGAGCTCACTTTAGCGTTTGGTTTAGTGAGTTTATTATTTTGCCAAAAGACTTTTGTGAAGATAAAATTTTAAATGTAGTGCCATATATAGAAGATATTTATGCAGCACAATTAGATAAAAGAAAAATTACAAAAAATATTACCATATTGTTAGATGCTACTCAATATTAGAAAAAGGAGGGATAAGGATGGGAATTTGCATGTGTGGTGATATTCAAGGAATTGGAATTAGTGATTGTATTCCAGAAAATCTAACATACTTTACTCAGACATCTGTTATGGAAACAATTAAGATTCCTGAGCAAAAACCAGATATGGAACAACTTTTATCTGTGATAGTAGATGCAAAAATTATATCTTTAAGAATTGTAGATACATGTATATCAAGATCCTATGAAGGACAAATTCTGAGTAAGAAAAAATTAATTGCAGAAATTCAATTAAAAGAAAAAGTAAAATATGTAGCAAATGAACCTACCCAATCTGTTCATGCAGCACATTATGATGATGTATTGACAAGTGTATTTGTGATTATTCCAAGTAAAATCAATGGAGTTCCAGTAGAATCTTTACTTCAACAAAATAAAATTTCAGTGACCCCTTATATAGAAGATATATTTGCAGAGCAATTAGATGAAAGAACGATTTTTAAAAATATTACTTTGTTAGTAGATGTAAAATTTAATATATGTGGATGTAATGAAGAAAATAATATGACAAAAATTGTAGATTGTAGTGAATGGACGTATAAGAATAAATGCTTTAAGGGAACTATGAAAGTAAAAATTGAAGATCCTACATTTACTATTAAAGAACAGCCACAAAATGGTACATTGCAAATTTGTGAAGATAGGAAATTTGTATATACCCCTAAAGAAAATTTTGTAGGCGAAGATTTTTTTGTGATTGAGGCAAAAGGTGTAGAGGGAGAAAAGATTTTTTTGAGATATGTTGTATTAGTGATTAAAAAGAATACAGTATTTAAGCAATTAAGTATACAAGAAAATGTAACAATTCCAGAAGTCAAGCCTGATGCAGAAGATGTAGATCATGTTATTGTGAATATAGAGATTACAAGGAGTTATCCTATTAAAACGGCAAAATCTAAATCTTATGAGGGACAAAATCTAACGGGCTGGAAGCTAGTAGTAGAAGGTATTATTAAACAAAAAGTTCAGTATATAGCAGATAAACCAGCTCAAAATATTCACTCTGCGCATTTTGATGTTCCTTTTAGTACATTTTTAGTATTGCCAGAAAATTTTAATTGTGGAGATCCTATTAAGGTAACAGCTTGCGTAGAAGATGTTTTTGTCAAGTTATTAGACAAAAGAAATATATTTAAAAATATTACTTTTATAGTAGAAGGAAAAATTTGCTAAAAAAATTTAGAAGTACATGCACAAATTTAATTCTTCCAGCATATGATGATAGAGAAGTAACAAAAAATATAAGGGGGTTATTTAATGGGAACAAAAGTATATGATCTAATTGCATATTCTGGATTAGCAGATACGTTACCAGATTATTCACTTAGAACAAATCCAACGTTCAAAGAAATCAATGTAGATGAAATGTTACAAATTCCAGAACAAAAACCTGATATCGAACAAATTATTCGAGTGATTGCAAAAGCAAATATTTTATGCACAAAAATTATTGAAACGCCAGTAAGTGTAGATGCAACTACTGGAGAGAGAGTTGAGACAGAAGCAGTAGATGGAACTATTTTGACAGGATATAAGGTTGGAGTATTAGGAAAAATAGATCAAAAAATAGAATATGTAGCAGATGAAGAAACTCAATCTGTTCATTCTGCTCATTTTTCCATTCCATTTTGTGCACATATTGTATTGCCACTTAGCTTTACACCAGATCAAGGGGTGAAGGTAATTCCTTATATTGAAGATATTTATGCTCTTCAATGTGACAATAGAAACATATTTAAAAATGTAACAATATTGCTAGATGTTTTGATTGGAAATTAATACAAAAAACATAAGGGGGTAAGAGGATGCTAGGGACAGCTGTAGATTTAATTGATTATGTAGGCATTGCAAATTCGAATGTTTTACCTAAAAATGCAACCACTTTTAAACAATTAAGTGTAATGGAAGATGTTGAAATCCCAGAACAGAAGCCTGATATAGAACAAATTATTCAAGCATCTGTATCTATAAAAATTTTAAATGTTAGAGTGGTGGAAACACCAGTTGGAACTGCACCAGATGGTCAAACTTTAACAGGATATAAAGCTATCGTAGAAGCACTGTTATGTCAAAAGATAGAGTATGTAGCAGATGAAGAAACTCAATCTGTGCATTCTGCTCATTTTGCTAAGCCATTTAGTTCATTTATTGTATTGCCTGCTACATTTAATCCAAATACACAACCATTGCCAAAGGTTACTGGATATATAGAAGATATATTTGTATATCAATTAGATAAAAGAAATATTTTTAAAAATATTACTGTATTATTAGATATTTCATCATTCTGTTAGTAAAAGAAGGAGGGATTTAGTTTGAAAACAAATATATGTAATTGTGTATCAGAGCCTGTAACAGGAATTGGTATTGATAGTTCATTTCCACCACTTAATGCTACTGGCAATATTTTTAGTCAAGTAAGTATTCCTGAGAGTGTTACAATACCTGAACAAAAGCCAAATATGGAACAATTGGTATCTATATTAGAAACAGTAGATGTAGTATCTACTAAAATAGTAGATACAGGAGAGGGTACTTCAGAAGAAGGCCAAATACTACTAGGCAAAAAATTAATTATAGAAGTTTTAGTAAAACAAAAGGTTACATATGTAGCAGATGAGCCGACTCAATCTGTGCATGCTGCTCATTTTGAAAAACCATATAGTATTTTTGTAGTAGTGCCAGATACTATAGGAACTACTCCTATAGAAGATCTTTTAGTCCAAGAAAAATTAGTTATTAAACCATATGTAGAAGATATATGTGGTGTTATGTTAGATGAAAGACATGTATTTAAATGCACAGCTTTATTTGTAAATGTGCAACAATGTGCATAAATTAACTCCTAGTTATAAAGTCTTTTAAGTTACAAATTTTTTAAATAGAATATTTATTCGTAAACTCCAGCATATGTTATCCTGCTATCTTAATTTCTTGATTGTTATTAAGAATAGGTTAACATTATTAGCTGGAGTTTTTCTATACACATAAATCAGCATTATAAATATTATATAGTAGATAAGAATTTTATTTAGTTCAATTGAAAATGAATAAGCAAGTAAGTAAATGAAACAAGGATAAGTTAGAAGCTTAAGTAGCGAATATGGCGTTTATATACAAAAGAATAAAAAATATTAGATTGGAGGGGTAATATATGGCTGCAACTATTACTGGAATAGTTTTTAATGACTTAAATAATAATGGTGTATTAGATCCAGGCGAACCCGGGATACCTAATGTTTATGTGGTTATACGTGATCCGAATGGAGTATGTACAACAGTTCAAACAGATGCATCTGGAATATATACTTTTTCAAATCTTACTGTAGCAGGTAATTATACTATTTATGAAACGGCAATAGATCCAGGAGTTACATGTCCACCAACAACCTTTGGACAACCAGCAGGATTTACAAATTCCAGTACTTTTAGAACACAAACAATAAATGTAACTCAAACACAGATAAATAATGATGCTATTATTAATGGAAGAGATTATGGTCATGATAATCCACAAACTTTTACTTGTATAGCGGTTGGATATCAAGTGGCTATACCGACTCCAGGTGCAAATAGTCAATTTGCAGAAATAAACTTAGTAACAGGTAATGTGACTATTATAGAGGCAGATATGGGAATTCAGATAAATGCTATAGGATATAATGTTTTAGATAATATGATATATGGTATAGAAGATGGTTCTAATAATTTAATAAGAGTTGCAGAAGATGGAAGTATAACAAATTTTGGACCTATTACAGGATTGCCAGCAGGTGTTGTTTATACAACAGGAGATATAGATGATCAAGGGCGTATGTATGCATATGCAAATGGTTCAACAACTTTTTATGAAATTGATGTAAATCAAAATTCTCCTACTTTTGGCCAGGTTATAAATACTATACCAATAGCGTCTACTCCTATAGCAGATTGGTCATGGAATCCCATTGATGGACAATTATATGGTGTAACCAATACTGGAATTGTAGTAAGAGTAGATCCAACTACTGGTACTGTTACCAATTTAACAACAGTAGGATTACCAGGTGGATCTTTCTATGGTGCTACTTTTCAGGACGCAGATGGGTATTTATATGCTATAAGCAACTTTATAGGGAGACTCTACCGTATAACAATTTCAGGAAACAATGCAGTAGGGGAAGAATTTTCACAGGCTATACCAACAAGTGGAAATGATGGAGCTGCATGTGCTAATGCAAGAATTGAAATAGATTTTGGAGATGCACCGGATATATCATCTGGAAATGGTCCTGGTGATTATTCTACACTACTTGCTAATAATGGACCTAGACATCAAATTATCAATCGATTAACATTAGGAACTCAAGTAACAGCTGAATCAGATGCTTATCAAAATCCTAATGCTACAGGAGATGATATACCACAGGGTATACAAGATGATGGTGTTACTTTACCACTTACTCCTTTATTAGTAACAGATACAAGTTATTCTTTAACAGTAGATGTGGTAAATGAAACAGGATTGCCAGCTAATGTATATGGATGGAT containing:
- a CDS encoding glycosyltransferase family 4 protein; this translates as MEICLDGLCITHLTGTGLYTYAYELYNHLFRLYGQPNYHIIWDDSELVSSWEKNKKLTFEDIPINRIQNDYRILETYLKGKNIQLYHSLHNGFSIPNKKVCPYITTVHDVSPFYKGYDIDSKYENNFFRKFPNAMEKSDYIIAVSDFLKKQIVQQYPQVKNKVVTIYPGIGECFYETENQTKNMEKTYLLHVGSMHTRKNIEKIMDVCELIFKENKELKLLIVGKNDGKREEDYLRLKYYAHQLNIQDHVVFTGEISYKNMVSIYRKSLFLFNFSKYEGFPFSALEALACGVPVVCRKTDFMQEILKQSPIYVDENDPNKIKNKILELKNNQKEYKKISEEGRRFSQKYNWGHATKKIVQIYEKAMYG
- a CDS encoding DUF3794 domain-containing protein, which codes for MKPIVKDLIEYSGIAMHLPESPCAFQQMDIQEHFEIPNSKPNIEQLIRVMADIQIISTKIIRTPVAKSIEGQSLSGWKLIVEGEVKQKIEYVADEPTQSVHAVHINTPFSSYIILSPDFDSNTVVNVTGYIEDIFALQIDKRRIFKNIAILLDASQYV
- a CDS encoding DUF3794 domain-containing protein; the encoded protein is MYTIKECEKIKNYSNIADYCYITTMGKSSCGKVELKEEELCCGSLYIKLPPKYGKVCIDELGFWKYTPNDNYKGFDYFEVLYCSTQKQKKIFKILISVAPKKEAFKQISIQEYVKIPDIKPDIEEIIDVCVDVNIVHTNIVKTSKGRSYEGQILTGYKLLVVGFLEQHIEYIADQPNQSVHGAHFNIPFGTYIILPKNYCKLFPVVVHPIVEDIFYQKIDKRNIFKNITLLVEGRTC
- a CDS encoding DUF3794 domain-containing protein, which codes for MNIVKNLIEYEGISDYIPNFSSEIGAFQQLNVQESLDIPLQKPDIEQLLKIKSELSITSVKVIQTSIGVSLEEQTLTGWKAIVEGELRQTVQYVADEPTQSVHAAHFNVPFSSFIILPADFEDTMSVSVKGYIEDIFAKQIGKRKIFKNVTILLVGLISE
- a CDS encoding DUF3794 domain-containing protein encodes the protein MENSCKGIGRAPQFPEDPKYFKQFSVFGELQIPNEKPDIEQLTSVMVDPEIVSMRLIDTPCMKSLEGQLLSGKKLVIELKLKQKITYVADEPTQSVHAAHFENLKSVFVIMPQKIDDICIQDLFYTDRLIVKPYIEDVYGELRSKRTVFTNIAMLIDVVIC
- a CDS encoding DUF6385 domain-containing protein, with the protein product MDESIFYPELNIVQIATKYPDENRINCRLMEIGNDDQNNIYRILIQFDFCDLPQDIVIINARLKMYTTTVVKEKSLKVIPYLIISEWSIDTVSWNNQPIYNENVFGQSRDMKTCGYYSYDITQIIQNLYKKREKNVGFILKSDQENEVNYAYILTCLQGGYKPVVEICYKLKCICEMKSVGFMEKMENLEVDAEEYFTDIQDTSLYKMLTYFIKNLGSGPIQVQLQISPDGITFIDQNESIIVDSNELKALVPYIYAKYIRLKIKTMDRNEKIQANIWYQSQQY
- a CDS encoding DUF3794 domain-containing protein; protein product: MATVVKGLIEYDGLTNFLPKNPKAFKEFIIEEEFEIPEMKPDIEQIVKVSAKIEIIDKTVIQTPVSMSLEGQKLTGWKLVVEGEVHQKIEYVADEPTQKVHAVHKVMPFSTFIVLSRNHKQEDAVMVVPYIEDIFVMQRGKRNIFKNITILLDAIQK
- a CDS encoding Ig-like domain-containing protein — its product is MANEAPIVDNYTKTTQENIPVTGRIAAVDPDGDALIYTLSKSPENGVSVVASNGEWTYIPNPNHIGNDTFEVMVDDQKGGRAISVVEITITAVHDIPIIKNEIVQTPRNIAVGRVTDTQDLDGDEFIFIVKKEPKHGKLTLSETNGNWIYQPNIDFVGVDVFEILIDDQNGKTAISNIIIAATPPKTVFKQFSVMENVTIPEVKPEAEDIVKVIADVEVVDQTIIETPVATSYEGQMLTGWKVIIEGLLKQKIEYIADEPTQSMHCAHFEVPFSTYLVLPKNFKPCTPIEIKSCIEDIYFEQLDKRNIFKNITLVLQACLME
- a CDS encoding DUF3794 domain-containing protein, with translation MASVVRDLIEYVGVADCIPQNPSSFKQFNIQECFEIPTQKPDIEQIVRVSVDVDIKSTKVIKTAKGKSMEGQNLTGWKLIVEGELKQKIQYVADEPTQSVHGAHFSVWFSEFIILPKDFCEDKILNVVPYIEDIYAAQLDKRKITKNITILLDATQY
- a CDS encoding SPOCS domain-containing protein; this encodes MGICMCGDIQGIGISDCIPENLTYFTQTSVMETIKIPEQKPDMEQLLSVIVDAKIISLRIVDTCISRSYEGQILSKKKLIAEIQLKEKVKYVANEPTQSVHAAHYDDVLTSVFVIIPSKINGVPVESLLQQNKISVTPYIEDIFAEQLDERTIFKNITLLVDVKFNICGCNEENNMTKIVDCSEWTYKNKCFKGTMKVKIEDPTFTIKEQPQNGTLQICEDRKFVYTPKENFVGEDFFVIEAKGVEGEKIFLRYVVLVIKKNTVFKQLSIQENVTIPEVKPDAEDVDHVIVNIEITRSYPIKTAKSKSYEGQNLTGWKLVVEGIIKQKVQYIADKPAQNIHSAHFDVPFSTFLVLPENFNCGDPIKVTACVEDVFVKLLDKRNIFKNITFIVEGKIC